In a single window of the Terriglobus roseus genome:
- a CDS encoding glycosyltransferase family 87 protein, whose amino-acid sequence MAYRGLKPAAGGASFWPASALGTNLALTLLGCLMLWLSRHLAFEFRHIVFDYSETSLSALITFLGAALLVTRQPVNRATIPIILAFALLCRLVFLLPPPHLSSDIYRYVWDGMMQHHGINPYRYYPADPHIAAFRDSSIYPHINRKEYAVTIYPPVAQMFYFIATAFSASLTAMKLTMYASEAITVYALTRMLTLLGSRREQVLLYAWSPLLIWEVGSSGHLDAFLTALLALALLFRMRNQPVLTGLALGAAVMTKFYPLILLPALWRRRDWRMPLTVAGVIAASYLPYLSVGKRVFGFAGGYVQEEGISSGSRYFLLELAHHLPGLSDLPAVAYYAFCVLCFVPLLWWCWRVGDSGDGVAFLRPAAALGFALMLLFSPHYPWYVLWLVPFVVLSPGLTMGVYLCVIFYGFTTMWAEPGAHMYFLSKWMYGTVALAAILEAAYKGWLHRFFAPGRFWAVAQEGGA is encoded by the coding sequence ATGGCATACCGCGGGTTGAAGCCAGCAGCAGGCGGAGCTTCGTTCTGGCCCGCCAGCGCGCTCGGTACCAATCTGGCTCTGACGCTGCTCGGCTGCCTGATGCTCTGGCTCTCACGTCACCTGGCGTTCGAGTTCAGACACATCGTCTTCGACTACTCGGAGACATCACTCAGCGCCCTCATCACCTTCCTGGGTGCGGCCCTGCTGGTTACGCGGCAACCGGTGAACCGTGCAACCATACCAATCATCCTGGCGTTTGCACTGCTGTGCAGGCTGGTCTTTCTTCTGCCGCCACCGCATCTGTCCAGCGACATCTACCGATACGTCTGGGATGGGATGATGCAGCATCACGGGATCAACCCCTATCGCTACTATCCCGCCGACCCGCACATCGCGGCCTTTCGCGATAGTTCGATCTACCCGCACATTAATCGAAAAGAATACGCCGTCACGATCTACCCGCCTGTGGCGCAGATGTTCTACTTCATTGCCACAGCCTTCTCGGCGAGTCTGACCGCTATGAAGTTGACCATGTATGCCTCTGAGGCCATCACGGTCTATGCGCTCACCCGCATGCTGACGCTCCTTGGGAGCCGACGGGAGCAAGTCCTCCTCTATGCGTGGAGTCCGTTGCTAATCTGGGAGGTTGGTTCCAGCGGGCATCTTGACGCTTTCCTGACTGCGCTGCTGGCGCTGGCCCTGCTCTTCCGTATGCGCAATCAGCCTGTGTTAACTGGGCTGGCACTTGGGGCGGCAGTGATGACGAAGTTTTACCCGCTCATACTGCTGCCGGCACTCTGGCGTCGGCGCGACTGGCGGATGCCGTTGACTGTGGCCGGCGTGATCGCAGCCAGCTACCTGCCGTATCTTTCCGTCGGAAAGAGAGTCTTTGGTTTCGCGGGCGGTTATGTGCAGGAAGAGGGCATCAGCAGCGGATCGCGGTACTTTCTACTGGAACTGGCACACCATCTGCCAGGCCTGTCGGATCTGCCGGCTGTTGCATACTACGCATTTTGCGTTCTGTGCTTCGTGCCGTTGCTCTGGTGGTGCTGGCGTGTCGGCGATTCCGGGGATGGAGTTGCGTTCCTGCGTCCGGCCGCCGCGCTTGGTTTCGCACTGATGCTGCTGTTTTCGCCGCACTATCCCTGGTACGTCCTATGGCTGGTGCCATTCGTTGTTCTGAGTCCTGGCCTCACGATGGGTGTCTACCTCTGCGTGATCTTCTACGGTTTCACGACCATGTGGGCCGAACCTGGAGCGCACATGTACTTCCTGAGCAAGTGGATGTATGGCACCGTCGCGCTTGCTGCGATCCTTGAAGCGGCCTATAAGGGGTGGCTGCATCGCTTCTTTGCTCCGGGGCGGTTCTGGGCCGTTGCGCAGGAGGGTGGGGCGTAG
- a CDS encoding TIGR04282 family arsenosugar biosynthesis glycosyltransferase, which yields MPDSYPILSPDKPSAANAGKCALAVMAKAPRPGKVKTRLAPPLTLEQSAALNTCFLRDTFTNIDSVEDAQGIICYTPVGDEAMFDGLAPKSFALIAQRGDGFGDRLYLAATDLLACGFSSVCLIDSDSPTIPYAALQQAVQALAQPGDRVVLGGSDDGGYYLIGLKAAHAAVFERITWSTASVFAETVERAAEADLELVELPVWYDVDDGATLRILAAELLEGKRPFFAETDGFDAVRTREFLQSLAEGGSPPWHTAG from the coding sequence TTGCCTGATTCGTACCCGATCCTGTCTCCTGACAAACCTTCTGCCGCGAACGCTGGCAAATGCGCACTGGCTGTGATGGCAAAGGCTCCACGACCAGGGAAGGTCAAAACGCGTCTCGCTCCTCCATTGACCCTTGAACAGTCCGCCGCGTTGAACACATGCTTCCTACGCGACACCTTCACGAATATCGATTCGGTTGAAGACGCCCAGGGCATCATCTGTTACACGCCGGTGGGCGACGAGGCGATGTTCGACGGCCTGGCGCCCAAAAGCTTTGCATTGATTGCCCAGCGGGGAGATGGCTTCGGCGACCGTCTATACCTGGCGGCGACCGACCTGCTGGCGTGCGGCTTCAGTTCCGTGTGCCTTATTGACTCTGACAGCCCCACGATTCCGTATGCTGCCTTGCAACAGGCCGTCCAAGCATTGGCACAGCCGGGCGATCGCGTCGTTCTGGGTGGTTCGGACGATGGCGGGTACTACCTGATCGGCCTGAAAGCGGCACATGCTGCAGTCTTCGAGCGCATTACGTGGAGCACAGCTTCTGTCTTTGCCGAGACCGTTGAACGCGCCGCTGAAGCAGACTTGGAATTAGTCGAGCTGCCGGTCTGGTACGACGTGGATGACGGCGCAACCCTCCGTATTCTGGCGGCAGAACTACTGGAAGGGAAGCGGCCATTCTTCGCCGAGACCGACGGTTTTGACGCCGTCCGCACACGAGAGTTTCTGCAGTCACTCGCTGAGGGTGGATCGCCGCCATGGCATACCGCGGGTTGA
- a CDS encoding class I SAM-dependent methyltransferase produces the protein MAIEQQAADGFGGCCLSDSLFERYSWFYALCREHLFHDHTYDISHALWDGATPEDGTHVVELGCGPGFYACRFAEEFPQIRTTGVDLSHNLLTRARRRAARRNLANCTFYNADVHALPAAMEPVHDIVVSRLFLIVPNREDVLREIFRVLRPGGRCFIAEPVSAMRTQLPLSAMWLLAKITSFGRVPYIEPHKVKTMSAPEFEALLHTEPWESVKITRRGRYQFGVCTKPLTDQSSEARASAEITVA, from the coding sequence ATGGCGATCGAGCAGCAGGCAGCAGACGGATTCGGCGGTTGTTGTCTTTCTGACAGTCTCTTTGAGCGGTACAGCTGGTTCTACGCGCTCTGTCGCGAACATCTTTTCCACGATCACACGTACGACATCTCCCATGCCCTCTGGGATGGGGCCACGCCCGAAGACGGAACGCATGTGGTGGAGTTGGGCTGCGGACCCGGCTTTTACGCCTGCAGATTTGCAGAAGAGTTCCCGCAGATTCGCACGACTGGCGTGGATTTGTCGCATAACCTTTTGACCCGTGCCCGTCGTCGCGCCGCACGCAGGAACCTGGCCAACTGCACGTTTTATAACGCGGATGTTCACGCGCTGCCGGCGGCCATGGAACCGGTCCACGACATCGTCGTGTCGCGACTGTTCCTGATCGTTCCAAACCGCGAGGATGTATTACGCGAAATCTTCCGGGTCCTGCGGCCGGGTGGTCGATGTTTCATCGCGGAGCCAGTCAGCGCCATGCGTACGCAGCTACCACTCTCTGCCATGTGGTTGCTCGCAAAGATCACATCGTTCGGTCGCGTGCCGTATATTGAGCCTCACAAGGTAAAAACGATGTCTGCTCCGGAATTTGAAGCACTGCTGCATACGGAACCGTGGGAAAGCGTGAAGATCACACGCCGTGGCCGCTACCAATTTGGCGTTTGCACCAAACCCCTGACCGATCAGAGCTCCGAAGCACGGGCTTCTGCGGAGATCACCGTTGCCTGA